In Phycisphaerae bacterium RAS2, the DNA window CGGCTGGTCTGCATCGACGCGTCAAAAACCGGGGACATCACCCAGAGCGGCGAAGTCTGGCGGATCGACGGCTTGGATGCCGGATACGCGTCACTGGCCTACGCCAACGGCCGCGTCTATGCCGTGGACAATTCGGCGACGTTGTTCGCGGTGGATGCGGTGGCCGGCAAGGTCGCCTGGAAATACAAGCTGGGGCGCGTGGGCAAAGGTTCGCCCGTGGTGACGGCCGACAACGTGATTTACGTCGGCGAGCAGAACGGCATTTTTTGCATTCTGAAAGACGCAGGGGCCCATTGCCAGCTACTTAGCCGGCAGGAGTTCGCTCCCCGCGAGGGCGGCGCGATCGACGAGTTGTACGGATCGCCGGCGGTGTGCGGCGGGCGCGTTTATTTCATGACGCGCTATGGGATGTATTGCCTCGCCGACAAGAGCGCAAAGGTTCAGACGGCCGACGCGACGCCGCAGCCGAAGGAAACGCCCGGCGACGACATGAAACCCGCGACGATTCAGATCGTCCCCGCGGATGTGACGCTGATGCCCGGCGGGCGGCAGAAGTTCGAGGTCCGCGCGTTCAACAGTCGCGGTGTGCCGACGAACGAATCGGCCGGCCCGCTCGAGTGGTCGCTGACGAGCAACCTGCGCGGCATCGTCAGTCAGGACGGCACGTTCAGCGCCATGGACAAGATTCCGTTCACGGCGGGCCTGCTCACAGTGAGCGGCGGCGGCCTGTCGACGGAAGCGCGCGTGCGCGTATCACCGTGGCTGCCGATCAACGAGGACTTCGAGCGCAATCGCGAGGGCGTTCCGCCAGGCGGTTGGATCGGTGTCGGTGGCAAGACACGCATCACGAAGCACGACGGCAGCATGGTGTTTCAGAAACTCGCGGAAAAAGGCAAGCCGTCGCCGGTCTGGAAAATGCGCGCGTACGCGACGATGCCGATCCCCGGCGGGTACACCGTCGAGGCGGACTTGCAGGGAACGCTGGCGCGGAAGCGTTTCCGGCCGGACATGGGCGTGATCAATTCGCGCTACGAATTGATCGTGCTTGGCATGCAGAAGGAGTTGGAGCTGGCGCGGTGGCGCGACGAACCGACCCACGCGCTGCGCAAGCGAATCCCGTTTGAGTTGAAGGAAAATGCCTGGTACCGATTCAAATTGCGCGTGGAGCTGGCGGGCCCCAAGGCGCTGGTGCGCGGCAAGGTCTGGCTGCGCGACGAAGCGGAACCGAAGGACTGGACCATTGAGTTTGAAGACACATGCCCCAATCCCGAAGGCAGCCCCGGCATTTTTGTGTACTCCAACGGGACGACGGACAAGAGTGATGGCGCGGAAGTTTACATCGACAACTTCAAGGTGCTCGTGAACCAGTAGTCGTGCTTTCCCCGGCGAGCATGTCCGCCGTGAGACGCCGATTGCAGGCAATCGAGATCGCAACGAACCGATTGCGCTGGTCGCAGATCCGCAGCGGCGGGCAATCGAAACGAACAGGAGCAGTCGCGAAGATGATTTTTCATTTCAATTCGATTCGTTCTCGAACCGTCGCCGTCGCGGCGCTGGCCATCGGTGTCTGCGGGCTCGCGCTGTCGACTCATGCCGAGCCGCTGGAGAAGGCCAAGCGCGGCGACTGGCCGATGTGGGGCGGCTCGCCTGATCGCAACATGGTCTCCGGCGAGAAGAACATTCCCGCGAAGTGGAACATCAAGGACAAGACGAACATCAAATGGGTCGCGCCGCTCGGTTCGCAGACCTATGGCAACCCGGTGATTTACAAGGGCAAGATCTTCATCGGCACCAACAACACCGGCGAGTACCGCCCAAAGATCAAGGGCGACAAGGGTGTCGTCATGTGTCTGGATGAGAAAACCGGCAAGATGCTCTGGCAGGCGACGCACGACAAGCTGCCTTCGGGCCGCGTGAACGACTGGCCCGAGCAGGGAATCTGTTCCAGCCCGTACGTCGAAGGCAATCGTCTGTGGTATGTCAGCAATCGGTGCGAGGTGGTCTGCGCCGATGTTGAAGGCTTTCTCGACGGCAAGAACGACGGGCCGTACAAGGATGAGAAGTACGCCGAGAAGGAGGACGCCGACATCATCTGGGTCTATGACATGATCGACGAGTTGGGCGTCTTCCCGCACAACCTCGCCACGGCGTCGCCGGTCGTCGCCGAGGGGCTGGTCTTCGCGCTGACGTCCAACGGCGTCGATGAAGGGCACTTGAATCTGCCCAGCCCCGAAGCGGCCGACTTCATCGCCGTGAACAAAGACACCGGCGAGCTTGTCTGGGAGCGGAACGACTGCGGCAAGCGCACGTTTCACGGTCAGTGGTCCAGCCCGACCTACGGCATGGTGCAGGGCAAGAGCCAGATCATCTTCGGCGGCGGCGACGGCTGGTGCTACGCGTTTGAACCCAAGACCGGCAAGCCGATCTGGAAGTTCAACCTCAACCCGCCGGACGCGAAGTACATCCTCGGCGGCCGCGGCACGGCGAACGAGATCATCGCGACGCCTGTCATCCATGACGACAAGGTCTACGTCTGTGTCGGGCAGGACCCGGAGCACGGCGAGGGCATCGGCCATTTCTTCTGCATCGACGCGACCAAGACCGGCGACATCACCGAGAGCGGCAAGGTCTGGCACATCGGCAACGAGGATTTTCATCGGTCGATTTCGACGTGCGCCATCGCCGACGGCCTGGTGTATGCGGCGGACTTGAGCGGGTTCATGAACTGCCTCGACGCGAAGACCGGCAAGCGCTACTGGGTGCACGACACGATGGCGGCGATTTGGGGCTCGCCGTACGTGGTCGACGGCAAGGTGA includes these proteins:
- a CDS encoding outer membrane biogenesis protein BamB, yielding MKNAEGRMQSPGQTSCAVPGGRAVAARFLDTQSFIFHSPRPTAIRAMVLTAIALGIAVPSPVDASDWSHWRGADQNGFSHEYGTVKKWSLDGENLLWKSPEGGRSTPLVMGGRVYYIAPAGDGACLQERVICLDADTGKTVWDYRFNVFFSDIVAQRVGWTALAADPETGNLYAHGTGGQFICLSKDGKLIWQHSLTEEYNRVSGYGGRLMTPIVDEDRVIVSFLNTNWGNHAKPGHRFVAFNKHDGSVVWWAEPGGPPVDTTYGTPIVMVVDGRRLLVAPCGDGVVYGMEARTGKVVWSYALSKLGLNVSPVWVGKHVFISHSEENRDSTVMGRLVCIDASKTGDITQSGEVWRIDGLDAGYASLAYANGRVYAVDNSATLFAVDAVAGKVAWKYKLGRVGKGSPVVTADNVIYVGEQNGIFCILKDAGAHCQLLSRQEFAPREGGAIDELYGSPAVCGGRVYFMTRYGMYCLADKSAKVQTADATPQPKETPGDDMKPATIQIVPADVTLMPGGRQKFEVRAFNSRGVPTNESAGPLEWSLTSNLRGIVSQDGTFSAMDKIPFTAGLLTVSGGGLSTEARVRVSPWLPINEDFERNREGVPPGGWIGVGGKTRITKHDGSMVFQKLAEKGKPSPVWKMRAYATMPIPGGYTVEADLQGTLARKRFRPDMGVINSRYELIVLGMQKELELARWRDEPTHALRKRIPFELKENAWYRFKLRVELAGPKALVRGKVWLRDEAEPKDWTIEFEDTCPNPEGSPGIFVYSNGTTDKSDGAEVYIDNFKVLVNQ
- a CDS encoding outer membrane biogenesis protein BamB, with the protein product MIFHFNSIRSRTVAVAALAIGVCGLALSTHAEPLEKAKRGDWPMWGGSPDRNMVSGEKNIPAKWNIKDKTNIKWVAPLGSQTYGNPVIYKGKIFIGTNNTGEYRPKIKGDKGVVMCLDEKTGKMLWQATHDKLPSGRVNDWPEQGICSSPYVEGNRLWYVSNRCEVVCADVEGFLDGKNDGPYKDEKYAEKEDADIIWVYDMIDELGVFPHNLATASPVVAEGLVFALTSNGVDEGHLNLPSPEAADFIAVNKDTGELVWERNDCGKRTFHGQWSSPTYGMVQGKSQIIFGGGDGWCYAFEPKTGKPIWKFNLNPPDAKYILGGRGTANEIIATPVIHDDKVYVCVGQDPEHGEGIGHFFCIDATKTGDITESGKVWHIGNEDFHRSISTCAIADGLVYAADLSGFMNCLDAKTGKRYWVHDTMAAIWGSPYVVDGKVMLGTEDGEVLVFEHGKEKKLIATNDMGSSVYTTPVASNGVLYVTNRKEVFAIEGKK